Within Bacillus sp. Marseille-Q1617, the genomic segment CAACTTGATGTATTCTTTTTGGCGATAAGGGAGATCGGGTTCATCAAGGAGTTGAAGAAACCCCCTGCTCACCTGCATAGGATTGCGGATTTCATGGGCAAAAACACCGGTGAGTTCACTGATCACCCTGAATTTCTCCGAGTCCTGGACATCCATCCTAAGCTGTTGGGTCTCACGAATTTTCTCGATCAACACGGGACAGAACCACGTGACGGCAATCGTAAATAGCAGGGAAGCACGGGGACGGTTCTTGCGCTTCCGAAGCAAGAGAACCGTCCCCGTGCTTACCTTTCTATGTATGTTACTGATTGTCGGATCCCTGATGGC encodes:
- a CDS encoding histidine kinase dimerization/phospho-acceptor domain-containing protein: MLRKRKNRPRASLLFTIAVTWFCPVLIEKIRETQQLRMDVQDSEKFRVISELTGVFAHEIRNPMQVSRGFLQLLDEPDLPYRQKEYIKLSIEELDRANEIIDDFLALGKPSNSTYGTVNVSEQLKRTA